ATATTGCCGAACAATAAAAAACTTAAGGTTATAGCTTAATATGTTTAAAAAGTTATCGCTATTCATTATAGTCTTCTCACTTATCATTTCGGCTTTAATCTCGTCAATAAGTGACGAACGAATAGTTCTTTGCTCTCTTGGAAGCAATATTATTTTTCTCAATCAAAATTCATGTACTCTTTATATTGAGCACATTGGTGTTAGTGATGATTATATAAATGAAGTCAATGATAAGCATGGGATCACAACTATATTAAATGCGAATACTCACAATAAGTTTAGAGTTGCAAAATCGCTAATTAACCAAGGGGTTAATATTAACAGCATCAATAAGCATGACGACCAACACCTACCGCCGTTACATAGCGCAGCTCTAATGGATGATATAGAAGCATTTACTTTTTTAATCAAAAATGGAGCAAATATTGAAGCAAAGCACCCCACATCAAATGAAAATTTAGAAGAATTCATACACCGATTAATCAAACAAAACCCAACAACACATCGCATAAACATGTTGAAGATGCTAGATGAAAATGCTTAATAATAAGGCTGATTTCGATCGGCCTATTTTAGCCATAACGCCTTGGCCTTACGAATCCCCACAAAATACCTTTGTAGTTCAATAAGTAGACACGCACCTTACCTTCTGATCTAATGAATTCACCACAAACACAAAAGATTGAAAGCAAGATGCGTGATATTCAAATACTACACGAGTCGCTGGAAAATCAATGCCCTAACATTCACAAAAAAAGACTAAAATCACTCATGGACTCGGTGCAATCATTGCTTAGTAATGATGCACTTACACTGACTTTGCTAGGACGTTCTCTTCCTTCAAAGGCCAAAACGAAACACTGTATTAAGCGCGTTGACCGTTTATTAGGTAATAATCACCTGCACCATGACAGACTCGATATTTATCGGTGGC
The nucleotide sequence above comes from Photobacterium swingsii. Encoded proteins:
- a CDS encoding ankyrin repeat domain-containing protein, with protein sequence MFKKLSLFIIVFSLIISALISSISDERIVLCSLGSNIIFLNQNSCTLYIEHIGVSDDYINEVNDKHGITTILNANTHNKFRVAKSLINQGVNINSINKHDDQHLPPLHSAALMDDIEAFTFLIKNGANIEAKHPTSNENLEEFIHRLIKQNPTTHRINMLKMLDENA